Within the Salvia hispanica cultivar TCC Black 2014 chromosome 4, UniMelb_Shisp_WGS_1.0, whole genome shotgun sequence genome, the region aaaaatagaaacatcactctttctattttttccatctttcttactttattttatctacttaacttacaaaacaacactacataaaattccGTGCCGGAATAGAAATGCTCCACTAAgagtgggatggagggagcaTCTCTTTAAAATCGAAGAAAGTATAATACTTTCTCAAATACCATTATTAGAAAATAAGTTTTTATGAAGAAGAtgtaaatatagtagtaatagtacTAGTTATCTTTATCCACCTCTCTATTTACCTCCTTCTTTGGAGATgcttttaacaaaataaatttttgtgtCCTCCTCACCAGGTCACACCTATTCAGATTATTGGCTAATCGGGTGCGAAATAATCGGAGCGTGATTTTATCTTATTAGAAATTTACAATCATGATCCTTTCAAATGAATGGTCTAATTCGAGTTAGTTCACATATCCGGACTGCCTTGACATACATGTAAATCGTAGAAGACAAGGAATGGAAATAATAAGTGTTTAAATAGATAATCTTCAATAAAACCAAATAACCTTCACCAAAAAATTGAGGATAATTCCTTACAACTTCACCATATTTCCACAATGACTAAACCACAATGCAATCGTAGTCATAGctctatatttttaaagatatctaaattaaaaagaaaggtGGAGTATTGAAAATGGATTAGAACTTCCTTCTCGTCATCGTCTTCAGCCATCGATACTAGGATATGACATAGCACTCAATGTGGAACATCCGTATtcaatttagattttaattaacttttaaactgttataaattataaaaataaaataattgatattaattgaaattaataaattttatatacaaacATTTTTAGCTGTCATAATGATGTGGATGCATTGTTATTGTTTGCTAATAGCGAAAAAGACTGATTTCTATTTAAATGgttactatttaatttttcaataaaatttcgATTGTATTATCCCCTCCCATCCAAGACTTTTCCTAGTAGATATACCTAAATCAATAACTTTAGTTAATGCTCcaatattgtttaattgttccattttaataatttattaataatttgaatcttaaatttaaaatttaatttataaaattagtaatttaaaattataatagtcAAAGGATTATGTCAATATTTCACTCAATAAATAACTGTAAATCTCCACCATATTTTCTTAATGCGCAATTCCATAGTTGAGATTCAatgaatttcaattaatacattttttGCTTTAAATTATGAGTATTACTCTATACgaaaataaattctatttttaattttggttcatccataaaaatttatctttatatatggattttttttcacaaattatTATCCTtctatatctatttatttaaagcTTATGTATGTGGCCCATCCGGTCAACCATTTTTCCCCTTTCTctcataaatttatcatattttctctgtctctcattttttacaaattgaacattaaaatatgtgtctCTTTTCGTCTGGATAAAAGAGtataattttccaaattttttttggcaacTTGGTGAATCAAATTTCATACATACAACATCAAACATCATAAAATCTAATGCActaaatttgtataaaatcatatttacaGAAAAAGTAgtcaaaatagaaacaaagaaaaataccCAGTAATATTATGTGTAATATTGAACCTCCATTTATGAGCATTTATGAGGCCCCAGTGTTATATAACGCAGGAGAAAAAACAGAGAGAGggcaagaaaagaaatgacgATTATGAAACTGAaaaacattttgtttgttgtgttTTTGTGCATGGTTTCAGGGTGCCTGAGTGCATCAATCAACAAGTCATTTGTTGAACTGAAAAACTGCAACATTTATGAAGGAAAATGGGTTTATGACGAGTCCTTCCCTCTCTTCGATTCCTCAAAATGCTCTGCCATTCGCGGCCAATTCAACTGCCTCAAATACGGCCGCCCCGACCACCAGTATCTCAAGTATAGGTGGCAGCCCAATGCCTGCAACTTGCCTAAGTATGCCTTTCATTTCTTTCgagatttatatttaattatttggttatgcattactatgatttatttatttatttatttatttttaatagattCGACACCAGAGATTTCCTGGCAAGAATGAAGGGAAAACATATTATGTTCGTCGGGGATTCAGTGAGTGAGAACCATGGGCAATCACTTATTTGCCTTCTTAATCAGGCCGGTGCACCAGCCAAGGTTGTCGAGGCGGTAAGTGGCCTGACCCCGAACAACTCGGTCACCAATGTTAAATTGGAGGTATGTACAAagtgattaataaatttgagaCCACCAAACTATATGCTAGCTCATTGTTCAATGGATCACAATTGTTCATGTGGTTTGAACATGCAGGCACATGGCATTACGATTTCAATTCTCCTTTCGCATTATTTGGTAGACATCGAAAACGAGAAAATCGGTCGAGTTTTGAAGCTCGATTCGATTAAGGATGGAAACACATGGAAGCAGGCCGATGTCTTGATCTTCAATACCTGGCTCTGGTGGTATCGCAAAGGCCCTAAACAACCgtactttcttctttttcattaaTCAATTCTTGTAAATTTCACTAATTGATTAAGTTTTCCCTCACAATAATGCTTAGATTTCATACCTTCTTTATGATAGTTATTGGcatataatcataaatagtGATGGTATACCCTAATCAATTTATCTCTATTgaatattgtatatttatttccaaTCATGCTCGAAATCACGTGAAAATCTGTCATAAAttattcatcttttttattgctataactaataacaaaactaatttataattgaattcaaaatttaagggCATATGTTAAGTTATGTACATCTATCTTTATTCATTGATACATTATGTAGTTGACCTGTCTTAGTAAATTAGATGccgataattaaataaaaagtgccgatttcatatttttagaaattggTACACTATATAATTTGGGTAAGTATTTTAGTGTTGATTAATGAGAAAGGCGAAAGATATTGAACTCTGACTTTTCACCACAaacgtttttcattttttagttaaaaactTGAAATATAATGCGTGGTTTGAATTGCAGATGGGATTATATTGAAAGTGAGGGAAAGATAGTGAAAGACATGGACCGCATGGAAGCATTTCGTAGAGCTCTTACCACATGGAAAAATTGGGCTGACTCAAATCTTAATCCTTCCAAAACCAAAGTTTTCTTCCAAGGGATCTCTCCTATGCATTACCAGTAATTAACCAATCTCAAACTCACATACTCATATATGCtagtgataaaatgtaaaCTCTATGTATTATATAAACTCCAAACTCCTCAACATAGTGTCGgcacaatgtcaacacattatgaaatttcaagattttgatgttaACACATTGTCAACCGTTGACACCGTGacatcttttaatattttctaacgttcagatcatagtttggagtttgtacaatatatagagtttgcatttgattatatCTATACtcatataactatataaggTTAATTGCCCAAAatattcatcaaatttaagTATGATAGCTTCTGGTCCTAAACAATATGTTTTGTTTGAACACAGTGGGGAAGATTGGAATGTGCAAGGAGTGAAAGACTGCTCTCGAGAAACAACGCCGCTGGAGGGATCGACTTATCCAGCCGGGGAACCATTGGCATTAAAAGTGTTGAAATCGGTTCTATATCGAAAAACATCATCGTCCTCGATGCCAGTTTCTTTGCTTGACATCACAACTCTGTCTCAGTTGAGAAAGGATGGGCACCCTAGCAAGTACAACAACTTGGGTGGCATGGACTGCACCCATTGGTGCCTCGCAGGAGTCCCGGACACATGGAACCAACTACTATACACAGAGTTGTTGCGCTAAATAAGAGGATCATATATAACTCACCCTTTTCCTTACtattttcttcaatatttttacttttacaaCTGATCATATGAAacttcatttataaatactatttattaataatatgatactagtatactactgtttatgttatttattGGCTAATGGAGAGAATTTTTCATCcaagaaagaaaatgtgatGAGCACATGTACATAGATTAATTATGGATTGGACACATGCCCAATCCCGTTTGCATTGCCACACTCAATTCTGAAGTACCAACTTATGTATTtctccatctgtcccattagaaaaaatgtttttcctttttagtttgtcttattaaaaataaaacatttttaaaaatggaaacaacactctctctaccttttcttctctcttactttactctctcttcattaactcacaaaacaacactatataaaatcctgtgccgaaaAACaattgttgcatatttaatgggacggagggagtagcaaaatactccctccgtcccaaagaatatgaactatttcctCTTTCGTTCGTCCCTAAAGAgtatgaattttctaattttaaaaaattcaaacaactactacccctacacatcattttatttacaacttatatcattaCCATTAACACTTATGCAATTATAATAACTAGTGTTAACACCTGTGCCATGCACAGgacaaaagatttttaaataatgaagatatattgacttaaaataaagaatatagagtaaataagtataaaaatatatttacagataagaactaattaaaataagtatttgtaatagtataaacagagttgtgatcaatgttgaacccttcttaaagaccgaactagagaccaaatttgggccactcatttttcttaatcttatagttatgattaatttataattaatttaatattttattaaataaaaataattttttttattttttaaaattttttttattttttaaaattttttaaaaatttttaaaattttttataattttttttataatattttttaaattttattttatttatttatttattttattcgataaaaacttgctggagtaaataatgaactatattcactacataatgaactaattgaatgtatgttatgaagtaatttttcgcattcattatatactgaatttacttcaactgaaagataattatgtcataacacattatgaaataataaactaatgaaatgaagtactaaactaatgaaatgaagtaataacataactgaatgaaataataaactaacggaatgaagtaataacatgactgaatgaagtaataattctaaacccaactgaaagataattatgtcataacacattatgaagtaataaactaatgaaatgaagtaataaacatgactgaatgaagtaataaactaacggaatgaagtactaaactaatagaatgaagtaataatatgactgaatgaagtaataaactaacggaatgaagtaataaccctaaacccaactgtaagataattatgtcataacacattatgaagtaataaactaatgaggGGTTACATCCGGTTATTTTGAAGTAAGTGGGAAGTTATTTAAAGTTAATAGGGAGTTAATGGGGGGTTACATCCGGTTATTAtctatagtaatttatttatatttaccaTTTTGACTATTTCCTTCCATTGAACCGGCATTTGCATGTCAATTCTATTATGTTAGtattggttttaaatttattcttatAGGATGTTACTGAAGCAGTGCTCTTGATTCGTTTTCTTGTGTTTCTTGTGTTGGGCTGGAAGCAATGCTCTTGCTCACGGCCTCGACTTCTCTTTGGGTTGGAAGGTAATTTCCTTGAATTTAGATGCTATTATTCGTTCGAATTGGTTTACTATGCATGTGGAAATAAGTTTATGAATTTTACTTGCATGTGGTTTGATTGAAGATAGTTGAAAGAGAAAAACCCAAACTTGATTGATCGAAATGGATATAGAGTCATTCGCAATTGGTGTGAGTCAATGCCTCTTAATTTGTCCTTTTGTATAATTGTGTCGTtgtttatctaattttttgtattgCATCTTGCTTTTATTGTTTGGAGGGAAgctttgttatttctttttgctTAACTATCCTGGTTAATTCGTTGTTCAAGCTTGGTCTCAGTCGGTATCATTGTTGGCTTTTCGATATGAGGCATTTTGGTTGGGACTAAAGAGATTGCTGgcattgtttatttttcttaagtgACATCAATATGAAGATAAATCTAACCGATTAACAGCATTTGTCGTGTTGTGTTTATTTACTTCTGTATGCAGAGTTCTAAGTATGATGGTGAACAAAGATGACCTATAATTATGGTTACTTCTTTGGTTTTCATGTCATGGATATGGAATATAAACCGAGTTCATCTGCCATTTACTAAATTAGTTGAAGGGATTCCGTAGCAATGATACCTGCACAAAAGGTGTGCAATAGGCAATTCTGGTCCCTTGCCTATGGGTGCCTGATTGGTAACCATTTTTTAGTCACGTAACTAAGGGTGGCAATTTTAGCTTTGAAAATCTTTAGCCACACAACCGCCGCGGGCCGGCTCCAACCAGCACCAAAATGCAACAACATCCCGATAATGGTGGTAAGATATTCATTTAGTATATCACATCTTATGCTTTGTTCTACGGATGAtcattttaatgcatattgattatttattttgtttcttattttattgtagttttaggtgAGACGGACGACTTTAAAGATACAAACGAGTTATTTTACCTATGAGTTCTGTTGAAGAGTGACgaattgagaagaattgaaggttttagttcataatgatgagattgattttaattttaaagttattgtagtgtataaagaagttttaaaaatgatgaataattatccattgtgtttaattctttattatgatagaattttatcttcctactccatgattaattatccattgtgtttaattctttattgtgataaaattttatcttcctactccatgatttaatatttaaacattatattatgtgatttgtttcaaatttattatgcttcaatgttgatttgtatagatttttgattctcatataactaaaattgttactcatattgttcattgttaatattgattctaattttatttaattaatttaaaattgaaaattaatgtattaaaaatatattaatctgtGCATAGCACAAGCGTGATAgtgataataaattataacatCCCAATTGAACTATATtcgatgaaaaaaaaaatcaatttcaatatctactattactattaaactttaaaatataaaattacatttaaagcTCAGAAAAAAGCCCTAGTATCatacatacataaataaatcttTAGGGCATCCGCATCGCTGCGCGATGCGGTCTCgatctcgtctcgacgagacgagttGTCTCTACGCGTGACGCGTCCCGGCGAGGCCGGCCTTGAGTTGGCGAGACACGCGCCCggcgccacgtggcgcgcgcgggcggctggcgtgacgcccactcgccgacccgcgagtgggcgtcggaattatgacgtcataattcaattttttttaaaaaaaatcaatttttcgaaaaaaaaaatttaaaaagaaaacggtaatatgaccgttcaacggtcatattttaaattattattattattattattattattattattattatttttctatattctatatatactcttctccattctccattttacacacaaacacatatctattctctcatctctctttctttcctctccaatcacttctataaaatcattcctttactttttccttctctcaaatttaatccattatggatccatttgagcaaatgcgtcgaataatggaagaatagctagaagaagatcgacgtagggaggaggaagccgccgcgccTCGTCAAAGGTGACCCCGGACTTACATCCATCGTAACCAGGAGGAAGCCGCCGTAAGGTTGGAACGTGATTACTTCAGTCCGAACCCGGTATGGGGAGATATCTACTTCCGTCGCCGTTTTCGTATGTCACGCGCGCTACTTTTGCATATCGCGAATACATTGGCGGGACGGGAAGAGTACTTCAGAGAAGGGTTCGACGCTGTTGGCCGTCCTAGCCACATGACGCTCCAAAAATGTACTGCGGCGATCCCGTCAGCTTGCTACTGGACAAACGGCGGATtcgttcgacgaatacctgcACGTCGGGACAGCCTTCACCGACGAATTTGAATTTCTGAAGagactttgtttgttgaactttcgcaaaggcgtccgggcagccttcaccgaagaatttctgaagaagccaACTACCGCAGATTGTCAGTTTCTGCTCCGACTTCACGAACAAGTGTACGGATTCCCCGGGATGCTCGGGAgtgtcgattgcatgcattggcaatggaagaattgccctgtGGCGTTGAGGGGGTCATAcacgagcggccacaaaggcacccACCCCACCGTTATACTCGAGGCCGTCACCAactaccggctatggatttggcatgcgtatttcggggTCCCCGGCTCGAACAACGACGTCAACGTGCTCAATAACTCCGACCTCTTCTCTGAAGTTCTGAATGGTAAAGCGTCGGCCATCAACTTCATCGCTAACAATCGCCAGTATAAAATGAGGTACTATCTTGCCGATGGCATctatccgaagtggccaaccttcgtgaagacgttcaacagGCCTGCGAACGAAAAGCAGTCTCTTGTTGCGCAGAAGCAAGAGGctgctcgcaaggatgtggagagagtgttcggggttctccaagctcgattcaaaattatcaaagCCCTTGCTCGACAGTGGTTCATGGagaatatggtcgacatcatgtatacgtgcataatcttgcacaacatgattgtcgccgacgaaggacctgaggcgggaaattggttcgaccctgaaaccccgggaagctcaaccgcaagtagtccgcctcgaacgggagtgcatcccgtctttgcaagagcggttgtctattcgggcaagaacacgtgattctaccgcccacacccaactccaggaggatctaatggagcatatttgggcaaaatttggcaaccgttagatgatcgtcactagagaactccttcttctgcttctttgcctccattttttttatttgagtttaagtgtgcaatttgtaatttctagttttttaaattatgtcttttttatttttttaggtatataaattgtaattttatttaatttaatgaagtgtgtttttattaattgaatttgttggaattaaaaataaaaaatgaaattgaatgaatagttaagagatggttaagagatggagggatgcaggtgttgtctcttagttaagagatgagctgaaaagtacagtgggacccatgaatagttaagagatgaaacggttaagagacggttAAGTGACAGAAATGCGGATGACCTTAGAGCCCTAAATAAAGCTCAAATATGAACTACATAAATTAGTAAATCCCCAAACCTTATAGTGGCGCCCTATCTCTCATCCTATTCTTCTCTCGCCTGCTACCATCTCGTCTGGCTTCCCTCCTAAATCTTCGCCGCCACTACACGGCCGTGCTTCGCCAGTTTGTCCTCGAGCTTAACACTTAAAAAAGCTACTGGatttatgataatatattattctatttttatcagtcttcatcatcttcttccttaTACAACTGGAATAATGataagtatattattttatttttatcagtcttcatcatcttcttccttaaACCCCCAGACCGTTTCTCGCTATTTCTctgcaatttaagaattttcaattttcagcCCCTTTTACTGTGTCCGCCCATGACTATAGAACGAATAATCTTcaatcaaatagaaaaatcaGCCCAACtcattaattgcataaatGACCCAAAATTCAGCccaatttcattatattcCTCTCAAATGATCCCTAATCCTAGAGAAAAGGAAAGCAGGCGGTGCACCATGTTCCATCTCCTCTCCTTCCGTCGACAATTCCTCTAGCTCAAATCGACCCTGAAGATTCCGTTGGCAACAAAACGCGATCAGAAAACAACACACAAACAATAGGCAACGCAAGAACAAGATCAAGACGGGAGTTACGTGGTTCGACGTAAAAGTCTACATCCACGGGAAAAATCGCACACAATCTTTATTGCAAACTCAATGGAATCGGAGGAACAGATTACAATCACAAGAACGAAAACTAGAGGAGAAATAAACGAACAAGTAACAGCAATCTCGAGCTGAAACTTCGCAGCAAGAATGAAgactcttcttcttctctaactgatctcaatctctctctgtctctcgTTTTTCTTCTCTGAATTGAAATGAGCTAAGCTATAGCAAGGTATATGTCCAGATCGATGGTCCTGATCGAGTGCCAAAACCCCCTTTTATCTCCACCGTCCGATGCAGTCATCTGTTGCAACTAACTCAAAATAGCTGTTTGACTTAAGCTTACTTAAAAGGTCCCACCAGCTTGTGGGTTCGAGCCCTTTCAAGACCAACTTTTCCCAACAATCTCCACCTTGGGCTTGAAACAGATCATGTGCTATTTCCATTTCCAAACTTTGCCTCAACAATCAGTCATCCCCACCAGCTTCAGGCAGTGCCTGAATTTTGCAACTGGTAAGGCTTTTGTTAGAACATCGGCAGCATTATCTAATGTTCCCACCTTCACTACTTTGATTTCTCCTCCTTCAATTATATCTCTTATGAAGTGCAGCCTAATGTCAATATGTTTtgccctaaaccctaaaccctaaacacCTGATGTTTCGCCAAACAAATTGCTCCATTATTGTCGCACAGAATGGTGAGTGAATCTTGGACTGCCCCAAAATCAGATGTGATTCCTCTAAGGCATACTGCCTCCTTTATTGCCTCAGTGAGGGCAATGTATTCAGCCTCTGTGGTTGATAACTCCACCACTGATTGCAAAGATGACTTCCAGGTGACAGCTCCACCAAACATTTTGAAGATATATCCAGTCTGGGATTTTCTGCTGTCAACATTTGAAGCATAATCCGAGTCGCAGTAGCCTATTAATGGCTGCTCTTGACCTTCCACTGACCTTCTATACATGATCCCTACATCCTTGGATCCCTTCAAATACTTCAACATCCATTTGAGGGCATGCCAATGCTCTCTGCCATGCTCCTTCATGAATCTACTAGTTATGCTTACTGCATGAGCCAAATCTGGCCTAGTGCATATCATGCTATACATCACACTTCCTATGATGTTAGAGTAAGGAATTCCCTTCATTTCTTCcctttcttcatcatctttgGGAACTTGATCTGTGGAGAGTTTGAAATGCTGTCCAATGGGAACAGATTTTGTTGTGGAATCTTGCATTCTGAATCTGCTAATTACTCTTCTGATGTAATCAGTCTGCTTCAGGTACAAATTCCCCTTCTTTCTATCTCTTGAGATATCCATCCCCAATATTTTGCTAGCTTCACCCATatccttcatttcaaatttttctttcaaGCTTTGCTTTATACTCTGAACCTCATCTAGAGTTCCAGCAGCCACAAGcatatcatctacatatagGACCAGAAATGCCACAGCTTTACCATTCTTCATCATAATATATACACAACTGTCATATGGAGATTTCTGGAAACCAATAGTAGAGAGATAGGAATCAAACTTTTTATACCATTGGCGGCTACTTTGCTTGAGGCCATATATGCTCTTCTTAAGTAGGCAGACCTTATCTTCTTGTCCCTTCACTTTAAAACCCTCCGGTTGCTCCATGAATATGGTCTCTTCCAACTCTCCATTGAGGAATGCAGTTTTTAAATCTAGCTGGTGGAGTTCCCAGTCCAGATGGTTCACTATGGCAAGCATAATCCTTATTGAACTGTGTTTCACTACAGGGGAGAACACCTCGTTGTAGTCAATCCCTTCTTGCTGTGTGTAGCCTTTTGCAACAAGCCTAGCCTTGAACCTTACTACACTTTGCTGTGacacttcaatttttttcttaaagaTCCACTTAGAACCTACGGCTTTCTGCACCTTGGACCTCTCCACAAGGATCCATGTTCCATTTTTAAGTAGTGaatatatttcttcttccatAGCCCTTATCCACTGTTCCTTTTCAAGACTATTCATTGCTTCTTGAAAACTTGCAGGCTCATCATATAGTATCTCTCCTGCAATACACAAAGCAAAAAACGTCATATCATAATCACTGTATTTCTCAGGCAATTTATTCTGTCTTCTTAGTCTGTCTCTTGCTAATCTATATGAGCCCCTCTGAACTTCTTCACTTTCAGGCAGATCAGAACTAATAGGTGATGCTGGTGAAGCAACAGTTGGCTCACTGTCATCTCTATTCATAAGCTCCACCTCAAGCTCTGATTCCTTATTTTCTGCTTGGATTTTATCAGCTGCATAAGGCATCTTGGATTCATCAAACACTACATCCCTACTGATCAGCAATTTCCTTGACTCTTGATCCCATAATCTGAATCCCTTAACTCCATCTTGGtatcccaaaaaaatacaTCTTACTGCTCTTGCATTCAACTTCCCAGATTTCACATGTGCATACGCCCTACAACCAAAAGGTTTAAGTTTAGTAAAATCTGGCTTCTCCCCGTACCATTTCTGATCAGGAATCTCATAATCAATTGCTGAAGATGGGCATTTGTTGATCATTTTGGAGGCTGTCATCACTGCCTCACCCCAGAAATATTTTGGAACTGATGAAGTCAGTAACATGCACCTCATTCTTTCTAGAATAGTTCGGTTCATCCTTTCGGCTacaccattttgttgtggaTTCCTTGCTACTGTCTTGTGCCTCCTTATTCCCTTGGTCTTGCAGAAGTCATCAAATTCTGTAGAAAGATACTCCAAACCATTGTCAGTCCTTAAGCACTTCAATGTATTTCCTTTCTGCCTCTCCATTAGTGTATGCCAATccttgaaatttttgaatgcTTCAGATTTTTCCTTGAGCACAAAAACCCATAGTTTCCTGGTGTAATCGTCAATGATGGTCATGAAATACCTTCCTCCTCCCAGTGTGTGTGGCTGAGTAGGACCCCAAAGGTCAGAATGTGCATAATCCAATGGGGCTTTGGATGTATGCTTGCCTTTAGGGAATGGCAGCTTCTTTCCCTTTCCCATGATACACTCTTCACACTTCTTTAGAGAATCAATATCAGAACAATGAATCATACCATCCTTATGCAGCTTCTTCATTCCCTTAACTCCCACATGACCCAATCTTCTATGCCAGACCATTGCATCCTCACTATGTACTACACAGCTCTCACCTAGGACAGGAGTTGCATCAAGA harbors:
- the LOC125220043 gene encoding protein trichome birefringence-like 38; translated protein: MTIMKLKNILFVVFLCMVSGCLSASINKSFVELKNCNIYEGKWVYDESFPLFDSSKCSAIRGQFNCLKYGRPDHQYLKYRWQPNACNLPKFDTRDFLARMKGKHIMFVGDSVSENHGQSLICLLNQAGAPAKVVEAVSGLTPNNSVTNVKLEAHGITISILLSHYLVDIENEKIGRVLKLDSIKDGNTWKQADVLIFNTWLWWYRKGPKQPWDYIESEGKIVKDMDRMEAFRRALTTWKNWADSNLNPSKTKVFFQGISPMHYHGEDWNVQGVKDCSRETTPLEGSTYPAGEPLALKVLKSVLYRKTSSSSMPVSLLDITTLSQLRKDGHPSKYNNLGGMDCTHWCLAGVPDTWNQLLYTELLR
- the LOC125221101 gene encoding uncharacterized protein LOC125221101; the protein is MLGSVDCMHWQWKNCPVALRGSYTSGHKGTHPTVILEAVTNYRLWIWHAYFGVPGSNNDVNVLNNSDLFSEVLNGKASAINFIANNRQYKMRYYLADGIYPKWPTFVKTFNRPANEKQSLVAQKQEAARKDVERSSSSSSLNPQTVSRYFSAI